A part of Argonema galeatum A003/A1 genomic DNA contains:
- a CDS encoding RNA-guided endonuclease InsQ/TnpB family protein: MLTMNYRYRIYPNITQEQSLKEWMDVCRVAYNYGLREIKDWCNSRKCMVDRCSIVHEYIMAADSPFPSEVKQLNALPNAKKVFPRLGEVPSQVLQQAIKQLHRAWDGFQKIGHGFPRFKKFGQFKSLLFPQFKQNPVQGVNITLPKLGLIPINLHRAIPSGFVVKQVRIINKADRWYADINIQCDVNVPNPMPHGHPIGVDVGLEKFLSTSDGVLVKSPKFLKVMLFKLKLLQRRLSRKKKRSKNYEKQRIKVARIHHTIDNTRKDFHFKQAHALCDAGDMVFMEDLDYRTLAKGMLGKQMLDAGFGQFRTITKYVCWKRGKFFGEVNARGTSQECPECGATVKKDLSVRVHHCQKCGFIADRDVASGQVIRNRGIELISTAGHVGIQNAYADGLPGTEIPQSRSKSKTRKGATRKSLK; encoded by the coding sequence ATGCTAACCATGAATTACCGCTATCGAATCTATCCCAACATCACTCAAGAGCAGTCACTCAAAGAGTGGATGGATGTTTGTCGCGTTGCCTATAACTATGGGCTGCGAGAAATTAAGGATTGGTGTAATAGTCGGAAATGCATGGTTGACAGATGCTCGATTGTCCATGAGTACATCATGGCTGCTGACAGTCCTTTCCCTAGCGAAGTGAAGCAGCTTAATGCATTGCCAAACGCTAAAAAGGTGTTTCCCCGATTGGGCGAAGTACCGAGCCAAGTTTTGCAGCAAGCCATCAAACAATTGCACCGAGCATGGGATGGGTTTCAAAAAATTGGGCATGGATTCCCCAGATTTAAAAAGTTTGGGCAATTTAAATCTTTGTTGTTTCCCCAGTTTAAACAGAATCCAGTGCAGGGGGTAAATATTACCTTGCCAAAGCTGGGGCTGATTCCAATTAACTTGCATCGCGCAATCCCAAGCGGATTTGTGGTTAAGCAGGTTCGGATAATTAACAAGGCTGATAGATGGTACGCTGACATCAATATCCAATGTGATGTTAACGTTCCCAATCCTATGCCACATGGACATCCAATTGGGGTAGACGTTGGACTTGAAAAGTTTTTGTCAACTAGCGATGGAGTTCTTGTAAAATCGCCTAAGTTTCTGAAAGTGATGCTCTTCAAGCTGAAATTGCTGCAACGCAGACTGTCTAGGAAAAAGAAGCGGTCTAAAAATTACGAGAAACAACGCATTAAAGTTGCTAGAATCCACCACACGATTGACAATACCCGCAAGGATTTTCACTTCAAGCAGGCTCACGCCCTTTGTGACGCTGGTGATATGGTCTTCATGGAAGACTTGGATTACCGAACTTTGGCTAAGGGGATGCTTGGTAAACAGATGCTTGATGCTGGTTTTGGGCAATTCCGAACTATCACCAAGTACGTGTGTTGGAAGCGTGGTAAATTCTTTGGGGAAGTCAACGCTAGGGGGACTTCTCAAGAGTGTCCTGAGTGTGGTGCAACAGTCAAAAAAGATTTGAGCGTTAGAGTACATCATTGTCAAAAGTGTGGATTCATTGCCGATAGAGATGTGGCAAGTGGACAAGTAATTAGAAATAGAGGAATAGAACTAATTAGTACGGCGGGACACGTCGGAATCCAAAACGCCTATGCAGACGGTTTGCCAGGGACTGAGATACCTCAGTCTAGGTCAAAGTCAAAAACCCGCAAGGGAGCAACTAGGAAATCTTTGAAGTAA
- a CDS encoding VOC family protein produces MKTTGIHHIAIICSDYEKSKKFYVEILGFSIIEETFRSARNSYKLDLRVGNGDQIELFSFPNPPKRPNTPEACGLRHLSFEVDDIDESVAYRKIGFKTPSFQDGFIFTSIASATKYVKIVEC; encoded by the coding sequence ATGAAAACGACAGGAATCCATCACATAGCTATCATTTGCTCTGACTATGAAAAATCTAAAAAATTCTATGTAGAAATTTTAGGATTTTCCATTATTGAAGAAACTTTCAGATCCGCAAGAAATTCGTACAAATTGGACTTGAGAGTCGGTAACGGCGACCAAATTGAGCTTTTTTCATTTCCTAACCCTCCTAAACGACCGAATACCCCTGAAGCTTGCGGTCTGAGACATTTATCTTTTGAAGTTGATGATATCGATGAATCTGTCGCTTATCGAAAAATTGGGTTTAAAACCCCGTCCTTCCAGGACGGCTTTATATTTACTAGCATTGCATCTGCCACTAAATATGTTAAAATAGTGGAATGCTAA
- a CDS encoding PIN domain-containing protein, with protein MPTPPPVLVLLDHSALMGKSTREWQEYSRIGACYLPQVVYEEIEFLSGRAPEPEAEKTAREFLRFFPNSGWQLTNAHATHPAFTPPGGSNMSKQARLVVAVAQCTYGFAQENSDNLVVFVSNTQPILQRIPSLGTPNLCGITAAALLQWVRTEQRPPAVTQQLQIFSSSEGVQGNGQVKAAGNRQSSAPTSPAPTMAGPASASSATPSQSGRRGAGGGLLSRLIGGAVALIVVAAAGLVAWRFVQPASFDRFWHQMGLPALPGQQPKPVKK; from the coding sequence ATGCCTACACCACCGCCCGTTCTAGTTCTTCTAGACCACAGCGCCTTGATGGGCAAAAGCACCCGCGAATGGCAGGAGTACTCGCGCATAGGAGCCTGCTATCTACCGCAAGTGGTCTATGAAGAGATTGAATTTCTCTCCGGTCGCGCCCCAGAACCTGAAGCGGAGAAAACCGCTAGAGAGTTTTTGCGCTTTTTCCCCAATAGCGGTTGGCAACTGACTAATGCTCATGCAACCCATCCCGCCTTCACTCCACCCGGCGGTTCAAACATGAGCAAACAAGCCAGATTGGTAGTGGCGGTTGCTCAATGTACCTACGGTTTCGCCCAAGAAAATAGCGATAATCTGGTTGTTTTCGTATCTAATACTCAGCCCATACTGCAACGGATTCCATCTTTGGGTACGCCCAATCTTTGCGGCATCACGGCGGCAGCACTTTTGCAGTGGGTGCGAACCGAACAGCGACCGCCAGCTGTGACTCAGCAACTGCAAATCTTCAGCAGTTCGGAGGGAGTGCAGGGAAACGGACAAGTAAAAGCTGCTGGAAATAGGCAGAGTTCTGCTCCAACAAGTCCTGCACCGACGATGGCAGGGCCTGCATCAGCCTCTAGCGCCACGCCTTCCCAATCTGGCAGAAGAGGCGCTGGAGGTGGTTTGCTGTCTCGTCTGATTGGCGGTGCGGTGGCGTTGATTGTGGTTGCAGCAGCAGGTTTAGTAGCATGGCGTTTTGTTCAACCTGCGAGTTTCGATCGGTTTTGGCACCAAATGGGTTTACCTGCCTTACCCGGTCAGCAACCAAAACCTGTCAAAAAATAA
- a CDS encoding site-2 protease family protein — MFTGSETSVLALILLATFGILGWGLYRAKPFGKLGILAWLQSVALMTPWLLFFGLFAVGIYLNLVSIILMLVVSAGLYIYLGRLLRSAGNDIIRQERASKMANVDREASPTEETARRAQTANETAQPELAQLKMEMIPIPQEDLKTIQGIFGIDTYFATETIPYQEGAVFKGNLRGEAQAVHTRLSAALQERLGDRYRLFLIENPEGKPTVVILPSRNDPKPASLNQKILAIVLMVVTITTCLSTSGMLLGFDLYQNPSRYTETLPIALGILAVLAAHEIGHWLLARRHQIRLSLPYFLPTLQIGSFGAITRFESLLLNRNVLFDISLAGPAAGGIVSLLMLIGGLLLSHQGSLFQVPAEFFQGSILVGTLARVVLGSALQQSLVDVHPLTIIGWLGLVITALNLMPAGQLDGGRIVMAIYGRKVAGRTTIATLILLALVSLGNPLAMYWAIVIVFLQRDLERPSLNEITEPDDARAALALLALFLALATLIPLSPGLAGRLGIGVNNGF; from the coding sequence ATGTTCACTGGATCGGAGACTTCTGTATTAGCACTAATTCTGCTAGCCACTTTCGGTATATTGGGCTGGGGATTGTACCGTGCCAAGCCTTTTGGGAAACTGGGAATCTTAGCCTGGTTGCAGTCGGTGGCGCTGATGACTCCCTGGCTGTTGTTTTTTGGCTTGTTCGCCGTAGGCATTTACCTCAACCTGGTCAGTATTATATTGATGTTGGTGGTTTCGGCTGGGCTGTATATCTACCTGGGTAGGCTACTGCGATCGGCAGGTAACGATATCATCCGGCAAGAACGTGCCTCGAAGATGGCGAATGTCGATCGCGAAGCAAGCCCCACAGAAGAGACAGCTCGAAGGGCCCAGACAGCGAATGAAACGGCACAACCTGAGTTAGCGCAGTTGAAAATGGAGATGATCCCGATTCCCCAAGAAGATCTCAAGACGATTCAAGGGATTTTTGGCATCGATACCTACTTTGCCACAGAAACGATTCCCTACCAGGAAGGCGCTGTCTTCAAAGGCAACCTGCGCGGAGAAGCTCAAGCAGTCCATACGCGGTTGTCAGCTGCTTTGCAGGAACGACTGGGCGATCGCTATCGGCTATTTTTGATCGAAAATCCAGAAGGTAAGCCTACAGTTGTAATATTACCCAGCCGCAATGACCCTAAACCGGCCAGTTTAAACCAAAAAATCTTGGCGATCGTCCTCATGGTGGTGACAATTACCACCTGTTTAAGCACTTCTGGGATGCTGCTGGGCTTCGATTTATACCAAAATCCCAGTCGGTATACAGAAACCCTGCCGATCGCTTTGGGAATCTTAGCTGTTTTGGCAGCTCATGAAATCGGTCACTGGCTTCTAGCAAGGCGTCACCAAATCCGCTTAAGTCTGCCTTATTTTCTACCCACTTTACAAATAGGCTCCTTTGGTGCGATCACCCGCTTTGAATCTCTCCTGCTCAACAGAAACGTCTTGTTTGATATCTCTTTAGCAGGGCCAGCTGCTGGTGGAATTGTATCCCTACTGATGCTGATTGGAGGCTTGTTACTTTCTCATCAAGGTAGTTTGTTTCAAGTTCCAGCTGAATTTTTCCAAGGCTCGATTCTGGTGGGAACCCTGGCGCGAGTTGTCCTGGGTTCTGCCTTGCAACAGTCTTTGGTGGATGTTCACCCGCTGACAATCATTGGTTGGTTGGGATTGGTAATTACAGCGCTAAACTTGATGCCAGCCGGACAGTTGGATGGCGGTAGAATTGTGATGGCTATCTACGGACGCAAAGTGGCTGGCAGAACGACGATCGCAACTTTAATCCTGCTGGCGCTTGTATCTCTAGGAAATCCCCTTGCCATGTACTGGGCAATTGTAATAGTGTTCCTACAAAGGGATTTAGAGCGTCCCAGCCTAAATGAGATTACCGAACCCGATGATGCGCGAGCCGCCTTGGCTTTGTTAGCTCTGTTCCTCGCTCTAGCAACTCTCATACCTTTATCGCCGGGATTGGCAGGGCGTCTGGGAATTGGAGTTAATAATGGATTTTAG
- the murQ gene encoding N-acetylmuramic acid 6-phosphate etherase: MKNLEERGHLLTEQINPNSHNLDQLSSLELVELFNREDAQTIAAIAQARFELAKTIDIAAESLRQGGRLFYVGAGTSGRLGVLDAAECPPTFCSPPELVQGIIAGGAGALIRSSEDLEDLAEDGASAIAQRHITQLDVVVGITAGGTTPFVQGALQAAQARGATTIFMACVPAEQVSTNADIDIRLVVGPEILAGSTRLKAGTVTKMALNIISTGVMVKLGKVYGNRMVDVAVTNTKLRDRALRILQDLTDLSREAAGYLLEQSGRSVKLALLMHWTDLDKEEAESLLTENQGNLRQAVQSSQKQ, encoded by the coding sequence ATGAAAAACCTTGAGGAACGCGGTCATCTTCTCACCGAACAGATTAATCCCAACAGTCATAATTTAGACCAGCTAAGTTCCCTGGAGTTGGTGGAACTGTTCAACCGCGAAGATGCCCAAACTATTGCCGCGATCGCTCAAGCCCGCTTTGAGTTGGCTAAGACAATCGATATCGCAGCCGAGTCATTACGTCAAGGGGGACGCCTGTTTTATGTAGGAGCGGGTACTAGCGGGCGTCTGGGGGTCTTGGATGCAGCCGAGTGTCCGCCCACGTTTTGCAGTCCGCCGGAACTGGTACAGGGGATTATAGCGGGTGGTGCTGGTGCTTTAATCCGCAGTTCGGAGGATTTGGAAGACCTAGCCGAGGATGGCGCAAGTGCGATCGCTCAGCGACATATCACCCAACTAGATGTGGTAGTGGGAATTACTGCGGGAGGAACGACTCCTTTTGTTCAAGGCGCTTTGCAGGCGGCTCAAGCTAGGGGCGCTACCACTATTTTCATGGCTTGCGTACCAGCCGAACAAGTTAGCACTAATGCCGATATCGATATTCGCCTGGTAGTTGGCCCGGAAATTTTAGCAGGTTCCACGCGGCTCAAAGCTGGGACGGTGACCAAGATGGCTTTGAACATCATATCTACCGGCGTGATGGTAAAGTTGGGCAAAGTCTACGGCAATCGCATGGTGGATGTAGCGGTTACGAATACTAAGCTACGCGATCGCGCTTTGCGTATTCTCCAAGATCTTACCGATCTCAGTCGCGAAGCAGCCGGGTATTTGTTAGAACAAAGTGGGCGATCGGTAAAACTAGCTCTGCTGATGCACTGGACGGATTTAGACAAGGAAGAAGCAGAAAGTCTCCTTACCGAAAATCAAGGCAATCTCAGACAAGCCGTACAAAGCTCTCAAAAACAGTAG
- a CDS encoding DUF3110 domain-containing protein, translating into MRVFVLLYNVRKENEGIHSLQIGDRNVVLMFESEDDATRYALLLEAQDFMVPTVEGMEKEDIQELDYEWVFVPAGFVPEGTSDRLLLAPPETNLEKTDWQPEETKADLAETELDRIRRQLEGLL; encoded by the coding sequence ATGCGTGTGTTTGTACTGTTATATAACGTTCGGAAGGAAAATGAGGGTATTCACAGCCTTCAGATTGGCGATCGCAATGTAGTATTGATGTTTGAGTCAGAGGACGACGCCACTCGCTATGCGCTGCTGCTGGAAGCTCAAGATTTTATGGTTCCGACGGTTGAGGGAATGGAGAAAGAGGACATCCAAGAACTTGATTATGAGTGGGTGTTTGTCCCGGCAGGTTTTGTTCCCGAAGGAACATCCGATCGTTTATTATTAGCTCCACCGGAAACGAATTTAGAAAAAACCGATTGGCAACCGGAGGAGACTAAAGCTGACCTCGCCGAAACTGAACTCGATCGCATTCGCCGCCAGTTAGAAGGACTACTATGA